Genomic window (Deltaproteobacteria bacterium):
GAAGAGGCGCAGGCGGACCTTCTTCTACACCGGCGGCCGGCGGGCGTCAATCCCCCCCGCCGACAGGTCCGCCGCCCTTGCTTGACGCCCCCGGCGCCGGGGCGGGGAAACGGTCATGACTCAAAGCTCGCTTGTGATGTTCGATGAAGAGTACCGTGAGCTTACCGGCATCGTCGAGAAGCTCGTGGCCGACGCCAACGCAAAGAGCGCTTTCCTCGTGGACAAGGACGGCCAGCTCATTACGCTCGGCGGCGAGACCGAGGGCATGGACGTGACCTCGCTCGCCTCGCTCACGGCGGGCAACATTGCTGCCACCGACGGCCTTGCAAAGCTCGTGGGCGAAAAGGAGTTCTCCATACTCTTCCACGAGGGGGAGAAGGACAACATCCACCTCTCGCTCATCGCCGGCAAGGTCATACTCGTCGTCATATTCGACGAGAGGAGCTCGCTCGGGCTTGTAAGGCTCCGGGTCAGGAAGGCGAGCCGGGCGCTCGAAGAGTGTATAGAACGGGTCGTCAAGAGGGCCCGGGGCTCGCAGTCGGCGGAGTCGAGGCTCCTCGACGAGATCACGGACGAGGACATAGACAAGCTCTTCAGTTGAAGCCCCTACGCCCCCGGCGCCGGCCCACAGACTCGGGGAGAGTATCGACACTCACGATATGTCTTTCATAAACTACTCCGCAAGGGAGATAAACTGCAAGATCGTCTACTACGGCCCCGGCCTCTGCGGCAAGACGACGAACCTGCAGTTCATATATTCCAAGACGAGACCCGAATCGAAGGGAAAGATGATCTCCCTGGCCACCGAGACGGAGAGGACGCTCTTCTTCGACTTCCTGCCGCTCGCCCTCGGTGAGATAAAGGGTTTTAAGACCCGGTTCCACCTCTATACCGTGCCGGGCCAGATCTTCTACGATGCGTCGAGAAAGCTCATATTGAAGGGGGTTGACGGCATCGTCTTCGTCGCCGACTCGCAGGTGGAGCGCATGGACGCCAACCTCGAGAGCTTCGACAACATGCGTCTCAACCTCGCCGAACAGGGTTACAACCTCGACGAGCTCCCTTACGTCATACAGTACAACAAGCGCGACCTCGCCGACGTGGTGCCCGTGACGGAGCTGAAGAAAGTGCTCAACACCAGGGGCGTGCCCGACTTCGAGGCCGTGGCCGTCAAGGGTGTCGGCGTCTTCGAGACCCTCAAGGCCGTGGTCAAGCTGGTGCTCAGGGAACTCAAGAAAGGGGCGTAATGAACGTGAGTGCGCGGGAAAAGGTCATCTCCGACATGAAGGAAGCGCTGAAACGTGGCGAAAAAGCTCGTCTTTCCGTGCTACGCATGTTCGTTGCGGCCATGAAGAACAAGGAGATCGAGCTCAGGCGCGGGCTCGATGACGGAGAGGTCGCCCAGGTGGCGGCCACCCTCATCCGCCAGAGGACCGACTCGGTGGTCCAGTACCGCCGCGGCGGCCGTGACGACCTGGCCGACAGGGAAGAGGCCGAGATCGCGGTCCTCAGGGCCTACCTGCCCGAACAGTTGTCGGCCTCGGAGCTCGAGGAGGTCGTGGCCTCCGCCGTGGAAGAGCTCGGCGCCTCGGACATGAAGGACATGGGGCGCGTCATGAAGTCGGTCATGGAGAAGGTCAGGGGCCGGGCCGACGGCAGGGTCGTGAGCGAGACCGTTAGGAAGGCCCTCTCCCGCTGACGTTCCGGGTAGCTCCTTCGGGGGGAGGAGGGGGAGCGCCTTTCCGCAACTCCTTCCTCTGAGCGCCCGCAGGGGGGCAAAGAGGGGGCGCAAGGGCGTTAAAAGGCCCGCATGGCGCGAGTCGGCCCCTGCGGCCGCCGCCGCGGCCGGGGCCCTTGGACGGAGAGTCTTCCAGGGGGCGGCCAGTCCCTCTTTCACCGACATGGGAATGAGAAAGGAAGTGGAGTCATGAAGATACGCGAGATATACGAGAGGGCCTACAGGCGCGGCATGGAGCTCGATCCCCGCGGCGGCGACGAGGTCGCCAAGGTTCTCGAGAGGACGAAGAAGGATTACGAGGACCTCAAGGAGAAGGAGCGCAAGTGGTTCGACATGGAGGCCCTCGAAAACCCTTTCGCCGACACGCGCATCCTCTACGGCGACCCGGAGGGCGAGGTGAGGCGCGTGATGGTGGGCATCGACGTTGAGGTCGGCGAGGTGCTCCTTGCCGACCGGCTCGGCGGGAAGGGCACGCCCGTGGACCTCATCATAGCCCATCACCCCGAGGGCCGTCCCATGGCCAGGCTCTACGACGTGATGGACATGCAGGCCGGCATCCTCAACCGCTACGGCGTGCCCATAAACGTGGCCGAGAGCCTGATGAGCGACCGCATAAAGGAGGTGGAGCGCAGGCTCATGCCGGCCAACCACACGAGGGCCGTCGACGCCGCAAAGCTTCTGGGCATCCCGATGATGTGCATACACACGCCCTCGGACAACGCCGTGACCGACTACCTTCAGCGTCTCTTCGACGACGCCACCCCCCGTTACGTCTCCGACGTGGTCGACACGCTCAGGGACATACCCGAGTACCGGGCGGCCATGGAGGAGGCCGTGGGGCCCAAGGTGGTCGTCGGCTCTGCGCGGCGCAGGGCGG
Coding sequences:
- a CDS encoding roadblock/LC7 domain-containing protein, yielding MTQSSLVMFDEEYRELTGIVEKLVADANAKSAFLVDKDGQLITLGGETEGMDVTSLASLTAGNIAATDGLAKLVGEKEFSILFHEGEKDNIHLSLIAGKVILVVIFDERSSLGLVRLRVRKASRALEECIERVVKRARGSQSAESRLLDEITDEDIDKLFS
- a CDS encoding gliding-motility protein MglA; protein product: MSFINYSAREINCKIVYYGPGLCGKTTNLQFIYSKTRPESKGKMISLATETERTLFFDFLPLALGEIKGFKTRFHLYTVPGQIFYDASRKLILKGVDGIVFVADSQVERMDANLESFDNMRLNLAEQGYNLDELPYVIQYNKRDLADVVPVTELKKVLNTRGVPDFEAVAVKGVGVFETLKAVVKLVLRELKKGA
- a CDS encoding GatB/YqeY domain-containing protein yields the protein MNVSAREKVISDMKEALKRGEKARLSVLRMFVAAMKNKEIELRRGLDDGEVAQVAATLIRQRTDSVVQYRRGGRDDLADREEAEIAVLRAYLPEQLSASELEEVVASAVEELGASDMKDMGRVMKSVMEKVRGRADGRVVSETVRKALSR
- a CDS encoding NGG1p interacting factor NIF3 — protein: MKIREIYERAYRRGMELDPRGGDEVAKVLERTKKDYEDLKEKERKWFDMEALENPFADTRILYGDPEGEVRRVMVGIDVEVGEVLLADRLGGKGTPVDLIIAHHPEGRPMARLYDVMDMQAGILNRYGVPINVAESLMSDRIKEVERRLMPANHTRAVDAAKLLGIPMMCIHTPSDNAVTDYLQRLFDDATPRYVSDVVDTLRDIPEYRAAMEEAVGPKVVVGSARRRAGKVFVDMTGGTGGSKKAFEKLSQAGVGTVVGMHIGEEHRKEAEKHHINVVLAGHISSDNLGLNLLLDYVLDGVDVVACSGFRRITRK